Below is a genomic region from Candidatus Omnitrophota bacterium.
GAACCGTAGCACAGCCTGCCAGAAACATGGACAGCAAGATTAAAAGTATAAATCTATTTTTCATTGTTTTATGGAGCGGGTGAAGGGAATCGAACCCTCGTATTCAGCTTGGGAAGCTGATATTCTACCATTGAATCACACCCGCATATTTTATAAGTTATTTCTTCTCCGCTCTTCGATGAATATAAAGAAAAATCAGGTAAAAAATAATAATCTGGCCCCAGACATAGAACCAGCCGAATTTATCGCTTGCCAGAATAGTCAGGTCCATTTTTGAATTTCTTTCTTTCAACCTGAATTACTTTCAGGGTAGTGAATATAAATCCTCCCCAGACCGCTGCGCAGACGAAAATTATCATCAGTACTACGGACAGGTCAATGCCTGAGGGGATAAATTCAGCTTCTGGTGTTTTTGGTAAGACCCTGCTGATTATTCCAAGCTCCTGAAGCTTCTCAAGCAGGATAGATAGAAAAATTAAGATGGTAACCGCAGGAACCACAAGCTTCATCCAGGGCCTGGCCCAGGAACCAAGTTTAAACCGGGCATTCTTATTGATTTCTTCAAACCCCTTCTCTTTCATAAACCACCCTACCGCGATAATACAGAGCAGGCCGAAGAAAGGCAGGGCTAATTGCCCGATGACCAGGTCCATTTTGCTGAGCAGGGCTAATTTTTGGCCCAGCCCCGCGTTTTTAAGATAGCCGTTAGCGATAAAAGGCAGTCCCATTACCCAGAGCAGGATTCCGGTCAGGATCGCTGATTTCTTTCTTGGCCAGCCGACTTCGTCTTTTAACCAGGCAATGCTCGGTTCCTGAATGCTGATCGCGCTGGATAAGGCTCCAAAAGTAAGCAGGGTAAAAAATAATCCGCCGAATAACCAGCCGGCAGGCATTTTTTCAAATACCTTCGGCAGGACCAAAAATGTCAGGCCGATGCTTTGAGACCCTGAAACAAGCTTTCCAAAGCCAAGGGCAAAAGCAGCAGGAAATATGGCAAATCCAGCCAGTATTGACGAAGAAGTATTACCCAATGCGCAGGCAATAGAATTGGCCGGTATTCCCCAGTCGTTTTTCAAGTAAGAGCCGTAGATCAGCATTGCTCCCATTCCCAGGCTGAGGGTGAAGAACACCTGGCCTAAGGCCGCAATCCAGGTGGCGGGATTAAGCAGTCCGCTCCAGCGGGGCCTCATGTAGAACTCAATCCCCGCGCTTGCTCCGGGTAAAGTAATAGATCTGACAGCTACGATAGCCAGAAGGATGAATAAAGATGGTATCATAAACCGGCAGGCCTTCTCTATTCCGCGCTGGACGCCCAAGGCCAGGATAAAACTGGTAATAAGCACCGCCAGCGCGTGAACCACAAACACCCAGGGGCTGGCTAAGAAACCAAGGAAGAATTTTTCCATTTCAACCCCGAAATAAAGCCTCCCGAAAGATGCCGCGACAAAAAATATCACCCAGCTGGTTATTACGATGTAATAAGCATATAAGAAAAAAGGCCCGATTACACCCCATGCCCCGATGTCGCGGCCAAAAGGAAATTTGATTTTCTGGAATGCGCCCAGGGACTCTCTGCGGGTATGCCGGCCGATGGCCCACTCGGCCATCATCGCAAATATCCCGACCCCGAACAGAATGATTATATAGGGAATAATAAAAGCGCCGCCGCCGTATTTGCCGACAAGATAGGGAAATCTCCAGATATTACCCAGGCCGACCTCTGTCCCGATCATTGCCAGAATCATTCCGATATGCGTATTCCACGTTTCCCTTTTCTTATTCATTAAACTAATTTCACCTATTGCATATTAAGCTATGAGCTGTGAGCTTTGGGCCGGGCTTACAGCCCGTTTGTTTATTTGTGGTTGAAGAACTTTTCTACCACTTTAATGGCGCAGTATTCCCCGCACATTGTGCATACGTCAGAAATTTTCGGTTCGCTTTCTTGTCTAAGTTTTTGCGAATACCCGGGGTCTATCGACAGCTCGATCTGTTTTTTCCAGTTTCTGCGTTTACGCGCCCTGGATATAGCCAGATCTTTAGCTAAGGAACCTTTTATTCCTTTAGCAATATCTCCGGCATGGGCAGCGATACGCGTGGCAATAACACCCTGCTTTACATCATCTGCCGATGGCAGCCTGATATGTTCAGATGGAGTGACATAGCAGAGGAAGTCTGCTCCGAAACCAGCTGCTATCGCTCCGCCGATGGCCGCATTAATATGGTCGTATCCCATCGCTATATCGGTAACCAGCGGCCCCAGCACATAAAACGGCGCCTGGTTGGAAATCTTTTTTTGCAGGATCACATTAGTTTCTATCTCGTTTAAGGGAATATGTCCCGGTCCTTCGATCATAACCTGCACGCCTTTATCTTGTGCCTGCCGGGTAAGCTGGCCTAAGAGGACTAATTCCTGGATTTGGGCCCTGTCTGTAGAATCAGCAATTGAACCCGGGCGCATACCATCCCCAAGGCTTAAAGTTATATCATAACGCCGGGCTATATCCAGCACCCTGTCAAACTTTTCATAAAGAGGATTTTCTTTTTTATTGTAAAGCATCCAGGTTGCCAGAAAGGC
It encodes:
- a CDS encoding sodium-dependent transporter, producing the protein MNKKRETWNTHIGMILAMIGTEVGLGNIWRFPYLVGKYGGGAFIIPYIIILFGVGIFAMMAEWAIGRHTRRESLGAFQKIKFPFGRDIGAWGVIGPFFLYAYYIVITSWVIFFVAASFGRLYFGVEMEKFFLGFLASPWVFVVHALAVLITSFILALGVQRGIEKACRFMIPSLFILLAIVAVRSITLPGASAGIEFYMRPRWSGLLNPATWIAALGQVFFTLSLGMGAMLIYGSYLKNDWGIPANSIACALGNTSSSILAGFAIFPAAFALGFGKLVSGSQSIGLTFLVLPKVFEKMPAGWLFGGLFFTLLTFGALSSAISIQEPSIAWLKDEVGWPRKKSAILTGILLWVMGLPFIANGYLKNAGLGQKLALLSKMDLVIGQLALPFFGLLCIIAVGWFMKEKGFEEINKNARFKLGSWARPWMKLVVPAVTILIFLSILLEKLQELGIISRVLPKTPEAEFIPSGIDLSVVLMIIFVCAAVWGGFIFTTLKVIQVERKKFKNGPDYSGKR
- the thiC gene encoding phosphomethylpyrimidine synthase ThiC, translating into MTQIESARKKKITPLMRKIARLEKLDPEYIRSGTAEGKIVIPSNINRRLSRPCGIGKGLRTKVNTNIGTSAEHVSLKEEVEKLKVSLEANTDTVMDLSTGGDIVKICKEIIKNSPVPLGTVPIYEAAIKTVKKRKMIVKMEEEDIFSAIESQAKNGVDFMTIHAGITSETLDRIKKGPRLINIVSRGGAFLATWMLYNKKENPLYEKFDRVLDIARRYDITLSLGDGMRPGSIADSTDRAQIQELVLLGQLTRQAQDKGVQVMIEGPGHIPLNEIETNVILQKKISNQAPFYVLGPLVTDIAMGYDHINAAIGGAIAAGFGADFLCYVTPSEHIRLPSADDVKQGVIATRIAAHAGDIAKGIKGSLAKDLAISRARKRRNWKKQIELSIDPGYSQKLRQESEPKISDVCTMCGEYCAIKVVEKFFNHK